A stretch of the Pan paniscus chromosome 2, NHGRI_mPanPan1-v2.0_pri, whole genome shotgun sequence genome encodes the following:
- the MUSTN1 gene encoding musculoskeletal embryonic nuclear protein 1: MSQAGAQEAPIKKKRPPVKEEDLKGARGNLTKNQEIKSKTYQVMRECEQAGSAAPSVFSCTRTGTETVFEKPKAGPTKSVFG; the protein is encoded by the exons ATGTCCCAG GCTGGTGCTCAGGAAGCCCCTATCAAGAAGAAGCGCCCCCCTGTGAAGGAGGAGGACCTGAAGGGGGCCCGAGGAAACCTGACCAAGAACCAGGAAATCAAGTCCAAGACCTACCAGGTCATGCGAGAGTGTG AGCAAGCTGGCTCGGCCGCCCCGTCGGTGTTCAGCTGCACCCGCACAGGTACCGAGACTGTCTTTGAGAAGCCCAAAGCCGGACCCACCAAGAGTGTCTTCGGCTGA